DNA from Culicoidibacter larvae:
AATAGCAATAATAATCCCGAAGCCTAAATAAACCCCGACAACATTTGGCATCACAAACATCAAGACAATCCCTAAATACGGTGCAAAATCTTCCAGTGGCAAGACTTTGCGCAGATGACCGCCCATCCAACCAAAATATCGTCCAGTATTATAAATATTCTGTTGAAACATATGCAAGCTCTCTAAGTAACATAATGCTGTATACCAGCCCCATGCTCCAATTGTCAAACATAATAAAATAATCGTAAAAATTGGCATGACATATCTCCTCTAATTACTTGTTCGGTGTCAGGAAACTATCCAACACCCGCAACACATTCGGCAAACATTCCAGATACGCATAATGTCCCGCTTGCTCATAAACAACCAACCCGGCATTCGGCATCTGCGCCTCCATCTTTTTGGCATCACTCACCGGAGTAGCATCATCCTCTGCACCCCAAATCAATAACACCGGCATGGTCATCTTCGGCATCAAATACTGTAAATCCTCATTCACAACCAATGACAAAGTATGCTTCATCACATCACTTGCCTGCTGATAATCGCTGCTCCCCGAACGTGACACCACCTTCTGCTGCAGCTTTTTCAAGCCCGGCAGCCCAAGCACCCGCTTACCAACCTTGTAAGTATACACCTTCGCATAATAATCAACACCACGCTTCGGCTTCACCCCAGCCGCATCAAAAAGCACAACCTTCTCGATTTCCAGCGGAAATCTCGCCGCCTCAATAATCGCAATCCGGCCACCAAAAGAATGCCCCATCAGCACTGCTCGCTCAATTCCATGCTGCACTCGAAACTCATGCAACATATCCGCATAGTCATACACTGACCATGCTACCGGCGGCTCGCTGCTCTCACCAAATCCAGGAAAATCCAAAATCCAAACTCGGAACCATTGCTTTAAAAAATCCCCTACCGGATCCATCATCGCAATATTCTGCCCCCAGCCATGCAATAAAATAATATCAGCACCTTCGCCGGCAACACT
Protein-coding regions in this window:
- a CDS encoding alpha/beta fold hydrolase, encoding MQVEINGAVVNYSVAGEGADIILLHGWGQNIAMMDPVGDFLKQWFRVWILDFPGFGESSEPPVAWSVYDYADMLHEFRVQHGIERAVLMGHSFGGRIAIIEAARFPLEIEKVVLFDAAGVKPKRGVDYYAKVYTYKVGKRVLGLPGLKKLQQKVVSRSGSSDYQQASDVMKHTLSLVVNEDLQYLMPKMTMPVLLIWGAEDDATPVSDAKKMEAQMPNAGLVVYEQAGHYAYLECLPNVLRVLDSFLTPNK